In one window of Frigoriglobus tundricola DNA:
- a CDS encoding creatininase family protein codes for MELTDLAWPAVAALPKTTPVVFPIAALEQHGRHMPVFTDSLLLGEVIRRVKLAPVAEKCLFAPLQWLGNSHHHLDFPGTLSASPRVYLDLLKDLAACFLAHGFTRIVFVNGHGGNITPYQQALFELKQERRDRRDLLLLALTYWDAAGNPAEALGPRDPAPAEPGFTAAPIPGLVQRRMGHACEWETSMVLRLNPKLVVGELAAVPEVPHGREFTPGYRAWVMPDRSEPGHVGTPAAATPEKGEALFAHFATGVAAYLERVVAWDGSWDS; via the coding sequence ATGGAACTCACCGATCTCGCGTGGCCGGCGGTCGCCGCGCTGCCGAAGACGACGCCCGTCGTCTTCCCCATTGCCGCGCTCGAACAGCACGGCCGGCACATGCCCGTGTTCACCGACTCGCTCCTGCTCGGCGAGGTGATCCGCCGCGTGAAGCTCGCTCCCGTTGCCGAGAAGTGTCTGTTCGCGCCGCTCCAGTGGCTCGGCAACTCGCACCACCACCTGGATTTTCCCGGCACGCTCTCCGCGTCGCCCCGCGTGTACCTCGATCTGCTCAAGGACCTCGCGGCGTGCTTCCTGGCGCACGGTTTCACGCGGATCGTCTTCGTCAACGGCCACGGCGGGAACATCACCCCGTACCAGCAGGCGCTTTTCGAGCTGAAGCAGGAGCGCCGCGACCGCCGCGACCTCCTCCTGCTCGCGCTGACCTACTGGGACGCGGCCGGGAACCCAGCAGAGGCACTCGGTCCTCGCGACCCGGCGCCCGCAGAGCCGGGCTTCACGGCCGCTCCAATTCCCGGCCTCGTGCAACGGCGGATGGGGCACGCGTGCGAGTGGGAAACGTCGATGGTGTTGCGGCTGAACCCGAAGCTCGTCGTGGGCGAACTGGCAGCCGTGCCGGAGGTGCCGCACGGTCGCGAGTTCACCCCCGGCTACCGCGCGTGGGTGATGCCCGACCGCAGCGAGCCGGGGCACGTCGGCACGCCGGCGGCCGCGACCCCCGAAAAGGGCGAAGCCCTTTTCGCGCACTTCGCCACCGGCGTGGCCGCGTACCTAGAACGCGTGGTCGCGTGGGACGGAAGCTGGGATAGCTAA
- the speA gene encoding biosynthetic arginine decarboxylase, protein MGKTLDRRGPDTSDINPAWKLHDAFETYGVKNWGKGYFGINKGGHVTVHPDKDPDRAIDLKDLVDQIRTRGIQPPLLLRFTDILQHRIAEIAGAFEKSRSEYGYTGDYHCVYPIKVNQQRHVVEEVLNFGKGYNFGLEAGSKPELLAVLALTNGVDTPIICNGFKDDEFIKMVVLSRKIGKNIIPVVEKFTELELLVKYMEELGVRQPIGVRVKLASRGSGRWRGSAGYRSKFGLTLTEVLEAYEYLKSKELGDCLQMTHFHMGSQVSDIRKVKDALSEAARVYVELYRLGAGLKYIDVGGGLGIDYDGSQTAFESSTNYTLQEYANDVVYRIKSVCDEAGVPHPAIISESGRAVVAYHSVLIFDVLGTSDFDKCTAPDALPEDAPEPIRDLYSNFRELNKKNFIEYYHDAVDQMEKTLSLFNLGHLTIELRALAERLFWAFGRKLQRIVRDLDYVPEELNGLDTMLSDTYFCNFSVFQSMPDSWAIKQLFPVMPIHRLTEAPTRRAVLGDITCDSDGKIDQFIDLRDVRSTLELHPHNANEPYYLGAFLLGAYQEILGDLHNLFGDTNAVHVSLADDGTPSIDAVVKGDTVTEVLNYVQYSAEKLTDRMRKDVEKAVKHSRITAAEARQFLRFYENGLEGYTYLEEPSA, encoded by the coding sequence ATGGGCAAAACCCTCGACCGCCGCGGCCCCGACACCTCCGACATCAACCCCGCCTGGAAGCTCCACGACGCGTTCGAGACCTACGGCGTCAAGAACTGGGGCAAGGGCTACTTCGGGATCAACAAGGGCGGGCACGTCACCGTCCACCCGGACAAGGACCCCGACCGGGCGATCGACCTCAAGGACCTCGTCGATCAGATCCGCACCCGCGGCATCCAGCCGCCCCTCCTCCTCCGCTTCACCGACATCCTCCAGCACCGCATCGCCGAGATCGCCGGCGCGTTCGAGAAGTCCCGCTCCGAGTACGGCTACACCGGCGACTACCACTGCGTGTACCCGATCAAGGTGAACCAGCAGCGGCACGTGGTCGAAGAGGTGCTGAACTTCGGCAAGGGCTACAACTTCGGGCTGGAGGCCGGCTCGAAGCCCGAGCTGCTCGCGGTCCTGGCCCTCACCAACGGCGTGGACACGCCCATCATCTGCAACGGGTTCAAGGACGACGAGTTCATCAAGATGGTGGTGCTCTCCCGCAAGATCGGGAAGAACATCATCCCGGTGGTGGAGAAGTTCACCGAGCTGGAACTGCTCGTGAAGTACATGGAGGAGCTGGGCGTCCGCCAGCCGATCGGCGTGCGCGTGAAGCTCGCCTCGCGCGGCTCGGGGCGGTGGCGCGGCTCGGCCGGGTACCGGTCCAAGTTCGGCCTGACGCTGACCGAGGTGCTAGAGGCCTACGAGTACCTCAAGTCGAAGGAACTGGGCGACTGCCTGCAGATGACCCACTTCCACATGGGGTCGCAGGTGTCGGACATCCGCAAGGTGAAGGACGCGCTCTCGGAAGCGGCCCGCGTGTACGTGGAGCTATACCGGCTCGGCGCGGGGCTGAAGTACATCGACGTCGGGGGCGGCCTGGGCATCGACTACGACGGCTCGCAGACGGCGTTCGAGAGCAGCACGAACTACACGCTGCAGGAGTACGCCAACGACGTGGTGTACCGCATCAAGTCGGTGTGCGACGAGGCCGGCGTGCCGCACCCGGCGATCATCTCCGAGAGCGGGCGGGCGGTGGTCGCGTACCACTCCGTGCTCATCTTCGACGTGCTGGGGACGTCCGACTTCGACAAGTGTACCGCGCCGGACGCGCTGCCGGAGGACGCCCCGGAGCCGATCCGCGACCTGTACTCCAACTTCCGCGAGCTGAACAAGAAGAACTTCATCGAGTACTACCACGACGCCGTAGACCAGATGGAGAAGACGCTCAGCCTCTTCAACCTGGGCCACCTGACGATCGAGCTGCGCGCGCTGGCGGAGCGGCTGTTCTGGGCGTTCGGCCGCAAGTTGCAGCGGATCGTCCGCGACCTCGACTACGTGCCGGAGGAGCTGAACGGCCTCGACACCATGCTCTCGGACACCTACTTCTGCAACTTCTCGGTGTTCCAGAGCATGCCCGACTCGTGGGCGATCAAGCAACTGTTCCCGGTGATGCCGATCCACCGGCTGACGGAGGCGCCGACCCGCCGCGCCGTGCTGGGCGACATCACGTGCGACTCGGACGGCAAGATCGACCAGTTCATCGACCTGCGGGACGTGCGGAGCACGCTGGAGCTGCACCCGCACAACGCGAACGAGCCGTACTACCTGGGCGCGTTCCTTTTGGGCGCGTACCAGGAGATCCTGGGCGACCTCCACAACCTGTTCGGCGACACGAACGCGGTCCACGTGTCGCTGGCGGACGACGGCACCCCCTCGATCGACGCGGTGGTCAAGGGCGACACCGTGACCGAGGTGCTGAACTACGTGCAGTACAGTGCGGAGAAGCTCACGGACCGGATGCGCAAGGACGTGGAGAAGGCGGTGAAGCACTCGCGCATCACCGCGGCCGAGGCCCGGCAGTTCCTCCGGTTCTACGAGAACGGCCTGGAGGGTTACACGTACCTGGAAGAACCGAGCGCGTAA